The Periplaneta americana isolate PAMFEO1 chromosome 2, P.americana_PAMFEO1_priV1, whole genome shotgun sequence genome has a window encoding:
- the LOC138712177 gene encoding 26S proteasome non-ATPase regulatory subunit 10-like, whose translation MAKPNPIPDLKQRVKTLEGQVRLLLPLIEEVRVLKERLDSRFLHGLEARKEEEKVGSSNNIEELKEKLELRERELRETQAEMKKLKEESERDKAELIQLKQKFEEEHQLRLQQEKSYQDQLEKLRQELEAEREMRRQLEEKHRAAAEVRSDLEEKDGQGRTQLHRAALRGDTHRVQLLLDAGSPVNAEDHAGCTPLYLAACGGRQDACRALLAAGARLEVKSRPSGCTALHMAAYNGHRAVCDLLLAAGARPNELAADRWTALHRAAYSGHAPVVQLLLQHGAERGARDKHGQTALVLARQRGYREVAAMLQG comes from the exons GGTGAGGGTCCTCAAGGAGAGGTTGGACTCGCGGTTCCTGCATGGCCTGGAGGCAaggaaggaagaggaaaaagtagGGAGCAGCAACAACATTGAGGAGCTGAAGGAGAAATTGGAGCTGAGAGAGAGGGAATTAAGAGAAACACAGGCTGAAATGAAAAAGCTGAAAGAAGAATCGGAAAGG GATAAAGCAGAACTGATACAGCTGAAACAGAAATTTGAAGAAGAGCACCAGTTGCGGCTTCAGCAAGAAAAG AGTTACCAGGATCAGCTGGAGAAGCTGAGACAAGAACTGGAGGCTGAGAGGGAGATGAGGCGCCAGCTGGAAGAA AAACACAGAGCTGCGGCTGAGGTCAGGTCTGACCTGGAGGAGAAGGACGGCCAAGGAAGGACTCAGCTACACCGGGCAGCTCTGCGGGGGGACACACACAGGGTGCAGCTGCTCCTGGATGCAGGCAGCCCGGTGAACGCCGAGGATCATGCTGGCTGCACGCCCTTGTACCTGGCAGCATGTGGAGGCCGCCAGGATGCGTGCAGGGCGTTGCTAGCTGCCGGGGCGCGGTTGGAAGTGAAGTCACGACCATCTGGCTGCACTGCTCTGCATATGGCTGCATACAATGGGCACCGTGCAGTGTGTGATCTGCTGCTGGCAGCAGGGGCGCGGCCCAACGAGCTTGCTGCAGACCGGTGGACTGCACTGCACCGTGCAGCATATAGTGGCCACGCCCCAGTGGTGCAGCTGCTGTTGCAGCATGGCGCTGAGCGGGGGGCGAGGGATAAGCATGGACAGACGGCCCTGGTCCTGGCGCGTCAGCGGGGGTACAGAGAAGTGGCGGCCATGCTGCAGGGCTGA